The nucleotide sequence GATCCTTGGCACCATCTGCTTAGACTTCCTCTTCAAATTCCTGGTGATTGGCAGTGCTGGAACTGGCAAATCATGTCTCCTCCATCAGTTCATTGAGAATAAGTGTGAGTTTCTGTCAGGACCCTGGAAGCGTGGATGTGGCCATGGTGTGGGTCAGTGGGCAGTAGGCGGGGTAGGTAGCAGGGACCACTGGGTAAAGCTGGTGCTGTAGCTTTGCCTCTGGCCTTGGTGGACGATCTCTGCTAAGTTCTCTGCCAACCCAGCAGTGAGAATTGGGTTGCAGAAACGGAGGAGGAGACCTGCAGGACGGGGGAATTCCAGGAGCCCCTGCactgcctcctctttccctcccactcccagtCAAACAGGACTCCAACCACACCATTGGCGTGGAGTTTGGATCCAGGGTGGTCAATGTTGGGGGGAAGACTGTGAAGCTCCAGATTTGGGACACTGCCGGCCAGGAGCGCTTTCGGTAGGTGGCCTGGGATCCTGAGGAGGGTGGAGGGAAGGGCAAGATGTGAAGTGTCTTTCAGGGATGAAATAAGAACAAGGAGGTGCTGAGAGGGCAGGGCAGCTAGATGCAGAGAGACAGGGGATGTGTCTGAGCAGAGAAGTCCTGGAGAGAAAAGGCTAGATGTGATGGTTCAGCTCTGCAGTGGCGaacaggaggctggagcaggactgttgggggccagcctgggctaacatGACAATGAAGAAGGGTTGGAATTGTAGCTGAGAGGGAGAGCCCTAGACCAAGTAatgtaaggccctgggtttgattcccatttcagaagagagggaaagagagaagggaagcttGGCATGTGGTAGTGCCAGAGCTAGAGCCTCTGcctggaatcccccagtgaggggctggggggtgtggctcagagctAGAGCCCCTGcctggaatcccccagtgaggggctggggggtgtggctcagagctAGAGCCCATGcctggaatcccccagtgaggggctgaggtatggctcagtagtagagcccctgcctggaatctcccagtgaggggctggggtgtggctcagtggtggagcccctgtCTAGAGTTCTCCAGAGCTCTTGCCTAGCTTGTACAAGACCTTTGGTGCCATCctcaggagcagaaagaagaaaaaataaataaaaggcttaAGGATATGAATAagaagtagttttatttttttaattagttaattgtctatgtgtatatgcctaagtatatgcatatatactatatacgTGCAGGAgcccccagaggtcagaagagtgtaTCAGTACCCTAGGGCTGGAACTATAGGTAGTTGTAAACTACCTCTGGGTGCTGCGTATGGAAcctatgtcctctgcaagagcagtaagcctTATCaaccaactgctgagccatctcgccagccccaagGAGTGGTGTTTGAAGAGGGAGCTTAAGACAGACACTGAAACCTCAAGGAGCTACAGCCTTGGAGGGAAGGAGACACAGATAGGGAGTCGAAGATGAAGGAGTAATCAAGGCAGGAATGGGCACAGAAGGAACAGGTCAGAAGCAGAGAGGTTCGGGAAGGGTTGGACAGCTGTGGGTGAGAAGGATGGGTGAGTGTATTGCATGGTGTGGAAAATGGGAAGGCCGGGGCACCTAGTAGGTCTGCAGAAACAGCATATAGCGGCTGCTAGTTAACTCATGTATAGATTGATTATGTGAGGTATGTAGgacccagaggcagagagaggcaggcatgtGACATAGCCTGTGTTTGCAGTAATCACCTGCGTTCCAGAGGGATCCAAACTGGTGACAAAGGGAGTGGGCCACACAGGAAAGGGGGCCTGCATCAGCCAGCAGGGAGGGGGGAGTAGAAGGTGAATCGTACCTGGGCAGGACAGGCAGATGGGCGATACTGAGAAAATGCTGACTGACTCACTGAAGGAATGAATGAGGGAAGGCAAAAGTGAGCATGGAAGAGACGGAGTAAGAAAGACTGgcagacaagaaagaaaattgggGAAATTATGCTGGGGGTGGTGGTAGatacctgtaatttcagttccttGAGAGGTTTAGACAGAAGGATTGCAGTTCATgacatggcttagtgggtaagagtgtttgctgtCCACCTGAGGACCCGAGCTTGAGCtcaggagagaaccagttcctacAAGAGTCCTCTGCCCCCCACACATGCGCTGTGGTACACGtaagcccacccccacccacataaaagaaataagtaagaAAGTTCCAGAGTCAGCCTGGGTAAGTTAACATGATGTTGAGTTAAACTAAAGGGTTGAGCTGTAGCTCTGTGTAGACCATGTACCAGGCCAGTCCCAAGCAcccctgggtgtggtggctgaggcaggggagTTCCTTGAATATTGAAGCCAGGGGGGCTGCTTagtcagtttcaggacagcttgGACTagagaatgagactgtctcaaaaaaacaaacccaaataataacaataattgaGATAGACCATGAGAGAGATAAACTGTATCTCAAGGAGACCAAGGTCAGGTTTTAAGGGATGGGCCAACAGTAAAGGGGGGGGGCACCAAACCACTAGCCTCTCTCCACAGAGGGGGGCAATCCCGGGGCAGATCGCAGCCTTGGGGTGACTGGGTCCCCCTGGTCCCACAGGTCGGTGACACGAAGTTATTACCGAGGGGCAGCTGGAGCCCTGCTGGTGTACGACATCACCAGGTGGGTGCAGGGTCTGGGTGGCACGGGAGAGGCTGGGCATGGATGGCCCCACTCCTGTGCTGCCTCCCTCTTGTGTCTGCTCTTCACAGCCGAGAGACATACAACTCACTAGCTGCATGGCTGACTGATGCCCGGACGCTGGCCAGCCCCAACATTGTGGTCATCCTCTGTGGCAACAAGAAGGATCTGGATCCTGAGCGTGAGGTTACTTTCCTCGAGGCCTCCCGCTTTGCCCAGGAGAACGGTGAGGGCTGTGCTGTGGACCAGGTGATGGGTGGAGGGATGGGCCCGTGACTGTGGCCCATGAGCCTCTTAGCTTTCGGTGGATGGTTGTACCTTTAGCATGGAGGCTTCAGCAGGCCTGCTTTAGGAGTCATGTGACTGCTGTGGTCTTCAGGTCCAGCTAGAAAGAGGATGAGCAGTATGCTGGCCACGGGAACTACCATCACAATCTTAGCGCCTCCTCCTTCACCATGTGGAGGCAGCACAAGTTTAAGGTGGCTACTGCAAACTCAGCTGGCCATCGAGATAATCCTTTGTGACTAAAGGCTAGCTTCAgactcactatgttgcccaggctgacccagTCCTCCGGACCATCTGcgttgtctctgcctccactaGGACTGTGGAGGGTACACAAGCATGCCCAATACATGGCCTCCTGGTTTTCAGACCCCCAGGTTTAGAAGAGGTTTTGCTGTCAGGCAGATGTGGGTTTAAATCTTGCATATAACTTCAGTGTGAGGTCCTATCATGTGACCTCTGGGTAGCTGAGGTGGGCTTAGGGCTGTCTTCAATGAGTCTGGGGACACCGATGAACTCATGAAGCTCGTAGTGCCGTGGTAGAGGCGGGAGGCAGACTCATTTGCTGATAGTAATATCAGAAAGTCACTGCTAGGACAGGAGGCTCTTGGGAGTCCAGAGGGGTCTCCTGACTTAGGCAGGGTCAGCAAGGAGGGTTTCTGGGGGCCACGGGGGCTGAGTTGAGAAGGAAGAGGTGGGTGAGTACTCGTATATGTAGGGAGACCACATTCCCGGCAAGGGAACCTGTGTACAGTGGCCGAGGTAAGGGCAAGCATGGACAGAGCTTTTGAGTTGGAGGATGGGAACTGATAGAGACCCTGCCCCTCCAGAGCTGATGTTCCTGGAGACCAGCGCTCTCACGGGTGAGAATGTGGAAGAAGCGTTC is from Microtus pennsylvanicus isolate mMicPen1 chromosome 1, mMicPen1.hap1, whole genome shotgun sequence and encodes:
- the Rab4b gene encoding ras-related protein Rab-4B isoform X1, translated to MAETYDFLFKFLVIGSAGTGKSCLLHQFIENKFKQDSNHTIGVEFGSRVVNVGGKTVKLQIWDTAGQERFRSVTRSYYRGAAGALLVYDITSRETYNSLAAWLTDARTLASPNIVVILCGNKKDLDPEREVTFLEASRFAQENELMFLETSALTGENVEEAFLKCARTILNKIDSGELDPERMGSGIQYGDVSLRQLRQPRSAQAVAPQPCGC
- the Rab4b gene encoding ras-related protein Rab-4B isoform X2, yielding MAETYVKQDSNHTIGVEFGSRVVNVGGKTVKLQIWDTAGQERFRSVTRSYYRGAAGALLVYDITSRETYNSLAAWLTDARTLASPNIVVILCGNKKDLDPEREVTFLEASRFAQENELMFLETSALTGENVEEAFLKCARTILNKIDSGELDPERMGSGIQYGDVSLRQLRQPRSAQAVAPQPCGC